The Salvia miltiorrhiza cultivar Shanhuang (shh) chromosome 1, IMPLAD_Smil_shh, whole genome shotgun sequence genome has a window encoding:
- the LOC131008527 gene encoding uncharacterized protein LOC131008527, whose protein sequence is MISTDLNDIIEGIGALYDTSNQVDEELEVNMDEDNDALAITFSNEDLQLGFEPHNRPLFQLGIQAEELSNSRLMIQGFNHEGQRALGTIRLRLQMQDMESTALLHVIDARTSYNMLLGRPWLHENEAESHFADAQFYLGRTKATMVERDVPQEKSGSRQEKESRPKMEGFTIPLTKIDAKKPIPQSLKDFAYKLLVNAGYNPQESSTSKSHVRKTANTSQNPKAGLGYMVQSPIRIAIKRATANYASTKQILKSSSNRRTQRVSVFKRLDERKAQRISVFKRLGKGKSWKKDVTKRANELDITEKLRSSIPSRMKRCTTLLISCGKELKAKMKTIIFTRDAEDDEDRESVASSYYTTNGANNPISHTTQGQVRCEDIVTSNHITSCEEVVVEEEDAEIAPQQFEEGVKAIVDELREINLGTIEDPRPTYISALLTVDEEYSYIELLKEFKDIFAWSYKEMPGLSSKIAVHHLAVRKDARPVKQAQCRFRPELVPLIEAEVNKLINVDFIREVKYPTWISSIVLVRKKNGQIRVCVDFRDLNEACPKDDFPLPIAELMIDATTGHEALTFMDGSSGYNQIRMSPNEEELTAFRTPKGIYCYKVMPFGLKNAGATYQRAMQKIFDDILHKNVECYVDDLVVKSKKRNNHLQDLRMIFERLRKHQLKMNPLKCAFGVKSGKFLGFIVRHQGIEIEQAKIDAILKIPEPRNIHDLKSLQGKLAYLRRFISNLAGRCQPFSRIMKKSIPFEWDESCRNVFKNIKSYLMQPPVLAAPVPGRPLILYIAAQERSMGALLAQENEGGKENALYYLSRTMTPNELKYAPIEKLCLALIFSIQKLKHYFQAHTVRLVSKANPLKFVMSRPVLSDRLARWYLQLQQFEIVYVPQKAVKGQVLADFLADHPIPAEWELSDDLPDEDALVIDVALPWWMFFDGASHKEGAGAGIVFVTPEHQVLPFSFTLTENCSNNVAEYQALILGLEMALNMQQSHLKVYGDSKLVVNQILGLYEVKKPELLPYVKYARKIIEWLGDVEIEHVQIPVCERWVIPPIFEEEKCEEIESHLVEVFEIEEEDWRQLLVDYLKYDKLPNDPRRRVDIRRRATRFIFFKGTLYRRSFDGVFLRCLSSEETAKAMEEAHSGICGAHQSGPKLHFRIKRMGYYWPTMVKDCLDYAQRCQACQFHANLIHQPPEPLHPTVASWPFDAWGMDVVATDYFSKWAEAIPLREVKKETVAEFIKTNIIYRYGVPRYIITDNGTPFSNTVINKLCEKFGFKQRKSSMYNAPANGLAEAFNKTLCNLLKKIVSKSKRDWHERIGEALWAYRTTYRTPTQATPYSLVYGVEAVIPLEQQIPSLRIAIQEGLTEEENARLRLEELEALDEKRLEAQQKLECYQARLSKSFNKMVRVRSFQVGDLVLAVRRPIVVTHRVGNKFVSRWDGPYVVKEVYTNGAYRLLSDDNVRVGPINGKFLKRYYP, encoded by the exons ATGATATCCACCGACTTGAATGATATAATAGAAGGTATTGGAGCTCTTTATGACACATCCAatcaagtagatgaagaacTTGAGGTAAACATGGATGAAGACAATGatgcattggcaatcacattctccaatgaagactTGCAACTTGGATTCGAACCTCATAACAggccattgttc caattgggaaTCCAAGCAGAAGAGCTGTCAAACAGTCGATTGATGATTCAAGGTTTCAACcatgaagggcaaagagctcttggaaCTATAAGGCTGCGATTGCAGATGCAGGACATGGAGTCCACAGCGTTGCTTCATGTGATTGATGCAAGGACATCCTACAACATGCTTCTGGGTCGACCATGGcttcatgaaaatg AAGCAGAGTCACATTTCGCTGATGCTCAATTCTATTTGGGAAGAACTAAAGCAACAATGGTGGAAAGGGATGTACCACAGGAGAAGTCAGGATCCCGCCAAGAGAAAGAATCTCGCCCAAAGATGGAAGGTTTCACCATCCctttgactaagattgatgcCAAAAAGCCCATTCCTCAgtcactcaaagatttt gcatacAAACTCCTTgtgaatgctggatacaatccCCAAGAAAGCTCCACGTCAAAATCTCATGTGAGAAAAACTGCTAATACAAGCCAAAATCCCAAGGCAGGCTTGGGATACATGGTGCAAAGCCCCATTCGTattgccatcaagagagccactgCTAACTATGCTAGCACCAAGCAAATCCTGAAATCTTCAAGCAATCGGAGAACCCAAAGGGTTTCTGTTTTCAAAAGATTGGATGAAAGAAAAGCTCAACGAATATCTGTCTTTAAAAGGCTTGGCAAAGGCAAGTCATGGAAAAAGGACGTGACAAAAAGGGCCAATGAATTGGACATAACCGAAAAGCTAAGGAGCTCGATTCCTTCTCGTATGAAGAGGTGTACCACTTTGCTCATATCATGTGGAAAAGAATTGAAGGCCAaaatgaagacaatcatctttACACGGGATGCCGAAGACGatgaagatagagagagtgtggcTTCATCTTACTACACTACTAATGGTGCTAACAATCCAATTTCTCATACTACTCAAGGTCAAGTGCGTTGTGAAGATATTGTTACATCAAACCATATCACCTCATGTGAAGAAGTGGTTGTCGAAGAAGAAGACGCTGAAATAGCTCCTCAACAGTTTGAAGAAGGAGTTAAGGCTATTGTTGATGAATTGAGAGAAATTAATTTGGGCACTATTGAAGATCCACGACCCACTTACATCAGCGCGTTGCTGACCGTTGATGAGGAATACTCATATATCGAATTGCTCAAAGAATTCAAAGACATCTTTGCATGGTCTTATAAGGAAATGCCGGGGTTGAGCTCCAAGATAGCTGTTCATCATTTAGCCGTTAGAAAGGATGCACGACCAGTCAAGCAGGCCCAGTGCCGATTCCGACCAGAATTAGTTCCTTTAATTGAAGCCGAAGTGAACAAACTCATCAATGTGGATTTTATTAGAGAAGTCAAATACCCAACATGGATTTCAAGCATTGTTCTagtaagaaagaaaaatggacAAATTCGTGTATGTGTTGACTTCAGGGACTTGAATGAAGCATGCCCCAAGGATGACTTTCCATTGCCAATTGCCGAATTGATGATCGATGCCACAACTGGGCATGAAGCATTAACCTTCATGGATGGATCTTCCGGTTACAATCAAATTCGCATGTCACCAAATGAGGAAGAGCTAACAGCATTTCGAACCCCGAAAGGAATCTATTGCTACAAAGTGATGCCATTTGGGTTGAAGAACGCTGGTGCCACTTACCAAAGAGCCATGCAGAAGATATTTGATGATATACTTCATAAAAATGTTGAGTGTTACGTGGATGATTTGGTGGTTAAGTCTAAAAAACGAAACAATCACCTGCAAGATCTACGAATGATTTTTGAGCGACTGAGAAAGCATCAGTTGAAAATGAATCCATTAAAATGCGCATTTGGCGTCAAATCCGGCAAGTTTCTTGGGTTCATTGTTCGCCATCAGGGGATAGAAATTGAACAAGCAAAGATTGATGCCATACTAAAAATACCCGAACCTCGAAATATTCATGACCTGAAAAGTTTGCAAGGGAAGTTAGCATACTTACGAaggtttatttcaaatttagccGGAAGGTGTCAACCATTTAGCCGAATTATGAAGAAGAGTATACCATTCGAGTGGGATGAGTCATGTAGAAATGTTTTCAAGAACATCAAATCTTACTTGATGCAGCCTCCTGTATTAGCAGCACCTGTGCCAGGACGCCCCTTGATTTTATATATTGCTGCTCAAGAACGATCCATGGGAGCTTTGCTTGCGCAAGAGAATGAAGGTGGAAAAGAGAATGCATTATACTACTTGAGCAGGACAATGACACCAAATGAGTTGAAATATGCTCCAATTGAGAAGCTGTGTTTGGCATTGATTTTCTCTATCCAGAAGCTTAAGCATTATTTTCAAGCTCACACTGTCCGCCTCGTATCTAAGGCAAACCCTTTAAAGTTTGTGATGTCCAGACCTGTTCTATCTGACAGACTTGCACGTTGGTACCTCCAACTGCAAcaatttgagattgtgtatgttCCTCAAAAGGCTGTGAAGGGACAAGTGTTGGCAGACTTCTTAGCAGACCACCCAATTCCGGCTGAATGGGAGCTAAGTGATGACCTCCCGGATGAAGATGCACTTGTAATCGATGTCGCCCTACCATGGTGGATGTTTTTCGATGGAGCATCTCATAAAGAAGGTGCTGGTGCCGGGATCGTGTTCGTGACACCAGAACATCAAGTGCTGCCATTTTCCTTCACTCTAACTGAGAATTGCTCTAACAATGTAGCAGAATATCAAGCTCTGATCCTCGGTTTGGAAATGGCGTTGAATATGCAGCAATCTCACCTCAAAGTATATGGTGATTCTAAATTGGTGGTTAATCAAATACTTGGACTGTATGAAGTGAAGAAACCTGAATTATTGCCATACGTCAAGTATGCTCGCAAGATCATTGAGTGGCTTGGAGATGTGGAAATCGAACATGTTCAAATTCCAGTGTGTGAAAGATGGGTTATACCACCTATTTTTGAAGAAGAGAAATGCGAAGAAATTGAAAGTCATCTTGTTGAGGTCTTCGAAATTGAGGAGGAAGATTGGCGCCAGCTGTTGGTCGATTACTTGAAGTATGATAAATTACCAAATGATCCACGTCGAAGGGTTGACATCCGACGGCGCGCCACTCGTTTCATTTTCTTCAAAGGGACGCTTTATAGGAGGTCTTTTGATGGAGTATTTCTCAGGTGCCTAAGTAGTGAGGAAACTGCTAAAGCCATGGAAGAGGCGCATTCTGGCATTTGCGGTGCTCACCAGTCAGGTCCAAAGCTGCACTTCCGAATCAAGAGGATGGGCTATTACTGGCCAACTATGGTGAAAGATTGTTTGGATTATGCGCAAAGATGTCAAGCCTGCCAATTTCATGCGAATCTGATTCATCAGCCACCCGAGCCACTACACCCCACAGTTGCATCCTGGCCTTTTGATGCTTGGGGCATGGATGTTGTTG CGACCGATTACTTCTCCAAGTGGGCTGAGGCGATACCATTAAGAGAAGTGAAGAAAGAGACCGTTGCTGAGTTTATCAAGACCAACATCATCTATCGCTATGGAGTTCCTCGCTACATCATAACTGATAATGGAACACCTTTCAGCAACACGGTGATAAACAAGCTTTGTGAAAAATTCGGCTTCAAGCAACGGAAGTCATCGATGTATAATGCACCGGCAAATGGGTTGGCTGAGGCATTCAACAAGACTTTGTGCAATCTGTTGAAGAAAATTGTTTCAAAATCAAAGCGTGACTGGCATGAACGTATTGGGGAAGCATTGTGGGCATATCGAACCACCTATAGAACTCCTACGCAGGCAACGCCTTACTCTTTGGTATATGGGGTTGAAGCTGTCATTCCTCTCGAGCAACAAATTCCCTCTTTGAGAATAGCCATTCAGGAAGGGCTaactgaagaagaaaatgcACGTCTGCGTCTAGAGGAACTCGAAGCTCTAGATGAGAAAAGGCTGGAAGCTCAGCAAAAGTTAGAATGCTACCAAGCTCGCCTCTCAAAGTCTTTCAACAAGATGGTGCGAGTGCGTTCTTTTCAAGTTGGAGATTTGGTCCTCGCTGTGAGGAGGCCAATCGTTGTCACTCATCGTGTTGGAAACAAATTCGTATCAAGGTGGGATGGCCCATATGTTGTCAAGGAAGTCTACACAAACGGAGCATACAGGCTTCTTTCTGATGACAACGTCAGAGTTGGGCCTATCAATGGCAAGTTCCTGAAACGTTACTATCCTTGA